One Verrucomicrobiaceae bacterium genomic window carries:
- a CDS encoding DUF3313 family protein, with protein MIFRLSKFTVLVLLLQMLASCAPTNRLLKSRPVALSPFFEQPQYAVDARKYLPFQKTWTTPNSAVLKAGVAARRLYIAPVTLAYLRPLKRTIARREAEWGLQRQEHAVAARLREEFIAAFRASPAPVYRIVDRPGPGVATLHLAITELNPTCPKGNAAVTLLKVALTPVAGLAGHFTKGNMAIEGKVRGQGPHAGTFFQFADNEGDPLTIVNMRDYQPYGHAVNSMRRWAMQFEQMTRSPAGMRLKDSNALLLRLN; from the coding sequence ATGATTTTTCGTCTATCGAAGTTCACGGTGCTGGTGTTGCTGTTGCAAATGTTGGCAAGCTGTGCGCCGACGAATCGGCTGCTGAAGTCCCGGCCTGTGGCGTTGTCGCCATTTTTTGAGCAGCCGCAGTATGCGGTGGATGCGCGGAAGTATCTGCCATTTCAAAAAACATGGACGACGCCGAATTCTGCCGTTCTGAAAGCGGGAGTGGCGGCGCGGCGGCTGTACATCGCGCCGGTGACGCTGGCGTATTTACGCCCATTGAAGCGCACGATCGCTCGGCGTGAGGCGGAGTGGGGCTTGCAGCGGCAGGAGCATGCGGTCGCGGCCAGATTGCGTGAGGAATTCATCGCGGCTTTTCGTGCATCGCCAGCGCCGGTTTATCGCATTGTGGATCGACCAGGGCCAGGTGTGGCGACGCTGCACCTAGCGATCACGGAGCTCAATCCGACATGTCCGAAGGGGAATGCGGCGGTGACGCTGCTCAAGGTGGCTCTGACGCCTGTGGCGGGGCTGGCGGGTCATTTCACAAAGGGGAATATGGCCATCGAAGGCAAGGTGAGAGGGCAGGGGCCGCATGCGGGCACTTTTTTCCAATTCGCGGACAATGAGGGTGATCCGCTGACCATCGTGAATATGCGCGATTACCAGCCTTATGGCCATGCGGTGAACTCCATGCGCCGCTGGGCAATGCAGTTCGAGCAAATGACCCGTAGCCCTGCGGGCATGCGTCTGAAGGACTCCAACGCCTTGCTACTGCGGCTGAACTAG
- a CDS encoding SurA N-terminal domain-containing protein has product MLEFFRRHRTTLFIVIIIVMISFTVWGGWRFDKDSRVTALPSDTAMTVFGKDYTNAEAAQTYRSIQFSMQGLQMYDLYFGLMSLGGSKASPNAEEMIGKVLALKKVMADSGIRPSDAEAVEAMKKLQSFQTNGQFDANRAQEVEQGAASMGMTSADLLDLMRLKLGLEKLKDVVAKNYAASTFAGDKSYANSQQTLKMSSITFATDDFKKGIEVKEEDIQKAFDEKKETYISEEKRAVKYVLFENLKDLDKKELPEREKLEKELSDKINKFSESVRNAGPGAKIDELAKAVGAKVETLPPFTQEAAADSIKSESSLVSAIFQHPHKTQPISDGLKGDKGWYFFSVTAVEEPKQQALAEVKDKVKESIISQRATEARTKAVNEVRDFIVAGLKDKKKIEDLVKEKKLTLVKLDDMGGSAPPPATIPEAQKYITEGGKTAEGQISKPVDTASGTVLLYVNAKELRKSDTAAASRKQQTDGLSSNEREGIFNAWFAKKLEEAAVTMPAKAETNA; this is encoded by the coding sequence ATGCTCGAATTTTTCCGCCGCCACCGCACCACGCTCTTCATCGTCATCATCATCGTGATGATCTCATTCACCGTCTGGGGTGGCTGGCGCTTCGATAAAGACTCACGAGTGACAGCACTGCCCAGCGATACGGCGATGACCGTCTTTGGCAAAGACTACACCAATGCTGAGGCCGCTCAGACTTACCGCTCCATCCAGTTCTCCATGCAGGGACTCCAGATGTATGATCTCTACTTCGGCCTGATGAGCCTGGGTGGCAGCAAGGCCTCTCCCAACGCTGAAGAGATGATCGGCAAGGTCCTCGCCCTCAAAAAAGTCATGGCAGATAGCGGCATCCGCCCCAGCGATGCCGAAGCAGTCGAAGCGATGAAAAAGCTCCAGAGCTTCCAAACGAATGGCCAGTTCGACGCCAACCGTGCTCAGGAAGTGGAACAAGGCGCCGCCTCGATGGGCATGACCAGCGCCGACTTGCTCGACCTCATGCGCCTGAAGCTCGGCCTCGAAAAGCTCAAGGACGTCGTCGCCAAGAACTACGCCGCATCCACCTTCGCCGGAGACAAGAGCTACGCCAACAGCCAGCAGACACTGAAGATGTCCAGCATCACCTTCGCCACCGATGACTTCAAAAAAGGCATCGAAGTCAAAGAGGAAGACATCCAAAAAGCCTTCGACGAGAAAAAAGAGACCTACATCAGCGAAGAGAAGCGTGCGGTGAAATACGTGCTCTTTGAGAACCTGAAGGACCTCGACAAAAAAGAGCTCCCAGAACGCGAGAAACTGGAAAAGGAACTCTCCGACAAGATCAACAAATTCTCCGAGTCCGTCCGCAATGCCGGTCCAGGAGCCAAAATCGACGAACTCGCCAAAGCCGTCGGCGCCAAGGTCGAAACCCTCCCTCCCTTTACCCAAGAAGCCGCTGCCGATAGCATCAAAAGCGAGTCCTCACTCGTCAGCGCCATCTTCCAGCACCCCCACAAGACCCAGCCCATCTCTGATGGCCTGAAAGGCGACAAAGGCTGGTATTTCTTCTCCGTCACCGCTGTGGAAGAACCGAAGCAGCAGGCCCTCGCTGAGGTGAAAGACAAGGTCAAAGAAAGCATCATCTCCCAGCGTGCCACAGAGGCCCGCACCAAGGCAGTCAATGAAGTCCGTGACTTCATCGTCGCTGGCCTGAAGGACAAAAAGAAGATCGAAGACCTCGTGAAGGAGAAAAAGCTCACCCTCGTGAAACTCGATGACATGGGCGGCAGCGCTCCCCCTCCAGCCACCATCCCCGAGGCCCAGAAATACATCACTGAAGGCGGAAAAACCGCCGAAGGCCAGATTTCCAAGCCCGTGGACACCGCTAGTGGCACTGTGCTCCTCTATGTGAATGCTAAGGAGCTGCGCAAAAGCGACACCGCCGCCGCTTCACGCAAGCAACAGACCGACGGACTCTCCAGCAACGAACGCGAAGGCATCTTCAATGCTTGGTTCGCCAAAAAGCTCGAAGAAGCCGCCGTGACCATGCCTGCTAAGGCAGAAACCAACGCGTGA
- a CDS encoding alpha/beta hydrolase fold domain-containing protein has product MDPRSIFKKPMKQAAYFLFAFLLVVGPALHAAEKPARKAKAGGIGTDAPAGKAYIYKESAGKPRQMEIFFPPNHDPAKSKVPGMILFHGGAWGGGSLAQFRIACAYFASRGLVCATSEYRMLTGPETKNLPAGETRKRVCVTDAKSAIRWFKQHASELGIDPQRIITGGGSAGGHISALATMNPGLNDPAAPKDIDTRVVAYLWFNPAFATDDHKDAEIDVLRHLKADLPPAIVFFGDMDSWKKGWDIAYAKWKSLGTTSIDLQIAPGQSHSFFNKDPWQSITLIAADQFLVKHGLLTGQPTKAMPASGEKLVPAP; this is encoded by the coding sequence ATGGATCCACGCTCCATTTTCAAAAAACCGATGAAACAAGCCGCCTACTTCCTTTTCGCCTTTCTGCTCGTCGTTGGCCCTGCACTGCATGCAGCGGAAAAACCAGCGAGGAAGGCCAAAGCAGGAGGCATCGGCACCGATGCGCCAGCCGGAAAGGCCTACATCTACAAAGAAAGCGCCGGAAAGCCGCGGCAGATGGAGATTTTTTTCCCGCCGAATCATGATCCGGCAAAGTCCAAGGTGCCTGGGATGATCCTCTTCCATGGCGGAGCATGGGGTGGCGGCTCATTGGCCCAGTTTCGCATCGCCTGCGCTTACTTCGCCAGTCGCGGGCTCGTTTGTGCGACATCCGAGTACCGCATGCTCACTGGGCCAGAAACGAAAAACCTACCCGCAGGTGAAACTCGGAAGCGTGTCTGCGTCACAGATGCCAAAAGCGCCATCCGCTGGTTCAAACAACATGCTAGCGAGCTGGGCATCGACCCACAGCGCATCATCACGGGCGGCGGATCGGCAGGTGGACACATCAGCGCTCTCGCCACCATGAATCCCGGCCTCAATGACCCTGCGGCCCCGAAAGACATCGACACCCGAGTCGTCGCCTACTTGTGGTTCAATCCGGCCTTCGCCACCGATGATCACAAAGACGCCGAGATCGACGTGCTGCGCCATTTGAAGGCAGACTTGCCGCCCGCCATCGTCTTTTTCGGTGATATGGACTCTTGGAAAAAAGGCTGGGACATCGCCTACGCGAAATGGAAGTCGCTCGGCACAACGAGCATCGACCTCCAGATCGCTCCCGGTCAGTCCCATAGCTTCTTCAACAAAGATCCCTGGCAAAGCATCACCCTCATCGCCGCTGATCAGTTTTTGGTGAAGCACGGACTCCTAACGGGCCAGCCGACCAAGGCGATGCCCGCGAGCGGCGAGAAGCTGGTTCCTGCCCCCTAG
- a CDS encoding TolC family protein: protein MHALRFLLFFIPLTAPALELPLSQIAARVKSHHPQLRAARMAVEQARGRQLGSGRLANPTLDTSFQNESAVSPRTASVGIDQAFPLTRRLTLEKQLSAQLVTAAEFEVQDASRRLIADARTLAVRIMALDQQSALRQQQVRLAGELSSFAKSRAEKGELSPLDAAQAQVDAQRLLLEAKRLQTERISLLGQLKPMLGVAPADPLSLTGSLPALVIPDRRGWMRRPDYQQAQAQITAAQTDTALAHAKRTPDLTAGLFTAQEKQQGVNTGHVGIRFSIPLPFWNKNEGEIAEKAAAAERYRLEAEALGKQIAGEADTARREMQAQAELVRETRDTLLPLVIEQTQKLEKAYQSGQTDLITLLRVREQRLQLESAALDAARDFHLARIRYEAATSL, encoded by the coding sequence ATGCACGCTCTTCGTTTCCTTCTGTTTTTCATACCACTCACCGCGCCAGCTCTGGAACTGCCTCTCTCGCAGATCGCAGCCCGCGTGAAGTCCCACCACCCGCAGCTCAGAGCTGCCCGCATGGCCGTGGAGCAGGCCCGTGGCCGCCAGCTCGGCAGTGGCAGGCTCGCCAACCCCACGCTTGATACCAGCTTTCAAAACGAAAGCGCTGTCAGCCCCCGCACTGCAAGCGTCGGCATCGACCAGGCCTTTCCACTCACCCGGCGGCTCACGCTCGAAAAGCAACTCAGCGCCCAGCTCGTAACCGCCGCCGAATTCGAGGTGCAGGACGCCTCTCGCCGCTTGATCGCAGATGCACGCACGTTGGCCGTGCGCATCATGGCGCTGGATCAGCAGTCCGCGCTACGCCAGCAGCAGGTCAGGCTCGCGGGTGAGCTCAGCTCCTTCGCGAAAAGCCGTGCCGAAAAAGGGGAGCTCTCTCCACTCGATGCCGCACAGGCCCAAGTCGATGCGCAGCGCCTCCTGCTCGAAGCCAAGCGCCTGCAAACAGAGCGCATCAGCCTCCTCGGTCAGCTCAAGCCTATGCTCGGCGTCGCACCCGCAGATCCGCTCTCTCTCACTGGCTCGCTGCCAGCGCTGGTCATCCCAGATCGCCGTGGCTGGATGCGTAGGCCGGATTATCAGCAGGCGCAGGCTCAAATCACTGCGGCGCAGACAGACACGGCACTGGCCCATGCCAAACGCACGCCGGATCTCACCGCAGGTCTCTTTACAGCGCAAGAAAAGCAACAAGGCGTGAATACCGGCCACGTCGGCATCCGCTTCTCCATCCCGCTGCCCTTTTGGAATAAAAACGAAGGCGAAATCGCCGAAAAAGCCGCCGCCGCCGAGCGCTATCGCCTGGAAGCCGAAGCTCTGGGTAAACAAATCGCCGGAGAAGCCGATACCGCCCGCCGCGAAATGCAGGCCCAGGCCGAACTCGTTCGTGAAACCCGCGACACGCTGCTCCCACTCGTCATCGAACAAACCCAGAAGCTCGAAAAAGCCTACCAGAGCGGCCAGACCGATCTCATCACCCTCCTCCGCGTCCGTGAGCAGCGCCTCCAGCTCGAATCCGCTGCGCTGGACGCCGCACGTGACTTTCACCTCGCCCGCATCCGCTACGAAGCCGCCACATCGCTATGA
- a CDS encoding acetate--CoA ligase family protein: MSLHAFFSPRSIALVGATERADSVGRALFENLRSFPGSVFPVNAKRSHILGAQAFPSLAALPEVPDLVILVTPAASVPALIEEAGQKGTRAAIIISAGFKETGAEGAALELAVLNAAKRHGMRLIGPNCLGLMCPHGGLNASFAASMARAGSVAFLSQSGALCTAILDWSRDQNVGFSAFVSTGAMADIGWGDLIRHFGDDPLTESIVMYVESVGADAAGFLAAARQIAAQKPIVVIKVGRTAEASHAAASHTGAMTGSDDVLDAALRQNGVLRVDTIEQLFDMAEVLAKQPLPVGPRLAIITNAGGPGALATDALVLGGGTLADLSAHTLQQLDAVLPAHWSHHNPVDVLGDADATRFTQALQIVSEDANVDGVLAILTPQSMTRPSEIAREVAQLAASTAQPLLASWMGATSVAEGRSILNAARIPTYDYPDGAAQAFVRMHEHHTRLHWLHDTQTALADFDAHSHQVALPARTGLLSESEAKSILSAAGIPVVETHAAQEEDAAVAAAVEIGFPVVLKLLSATITHKTEVGGVQLDLCDEAAVRAAWCSIRSRVSPADFAGVTVQRMIQDKGTELILGVSQDAQFGPVLLFGAGGTLVEVLQDRTLALPPLNHALARRWMAQTKVHRILRGIRGHPGVDFAALEEVIVRFSDLVLAHPRIVEADINPLLATPTSIIALDARIVLR; encoded by the coding sequence ATGTCTCTCCACGCCTTCTTTTCCCCACGCAGCATCGCCCTGGTCGGTGCCACCGAGCGGGCAGATAGCGTGGGCCGCGCTCTTTTTGAAAACCTGCGCAGCTTTCCAGGCTCCGTCTTTCCGGTGAATGCCAAACGGAGCCATATCCTCGGCGCACAGGCCTTTCCATCCCTCGCCGCATTGCCAGAGGTGCCAGACTTGGTCATCCTGGTCACGCCAGCAGCCAGCGTGCCCGCATTGATCGAGGAGGCGGGTCAAAAGGGCACCCGTGCCGCCATCATCATCTCCGCAGGCTTTAAGGAAACCGGCGCCGAAGGTGCCGCGCTCGAGCTGGCGGTGCTGAATGCGGCCAAACGCCATGGCATGCGCCTCATCGGCCCGAATTGCCTCGGCCTCATGTGCCCGCATGGTGGCCTGAATGCCAGCTTTGCTGCCAGCATGGCCAGAGCAGGTAGCGTGGCTTTCCTCAGCCAAAGCGGGGCGCTTTGCACCGCCATTCTGGACTGGAGTCGTGATCAAAATGTGGGTTTCAGCGCCTTTGTCAGCACTGGAGCCATGGCCGACATCGGTTGGGGCGACTTGATCCGACATTTTGGCGATGATCCGCTCACGGAGAGCATCGTCATGTATGTCGAGTCCGTCGGTGCAGATGCCGCGGGCTTCCTCGCTGCCGCACGCCAGATCGCTGCGCAAAAGCCCATCGTCGTCATCAAAGTCGGTCGCACGGCAGAGGCCTCCCATGCCGCAGCCTCGCATACAGGAGCTATGACCGGCAGCGATGATGTGCTGGATGCTGCTCTGCGGCAAAACGGTGTGCTGCGTGTCGATACGATCGAGCAGCTCTTTGATATGGCTGAAGTACTGGCCAAGCAGCCACTGCCCGTAGGCCCACGGCTGGCCATCATCACCAATGCTGGCGGCCCTGGGGCACTCGCTACCGATGCGCTCGTCCTCGGCGGTGGCACTTTGGCAGATCTTTCAGCCCACACCCTCCAGCAGCTCGATGCCGTGCTGCCTGCGCATTGGAGCCATCACAATCCGGTCGATGTCCTCGGTGATGCGGATGCCACACGCTTTACCCAGGCACTGCAAATCGTCTCCGAAGACGCCAATGTCGATGGCGTGCTGGCCATCCTCACACCCCAGAGCATGACACGTCCGAGCGAAATCGCCCGCGAGGTCGCCCAGCTCGCTGCGAGCACGGCGCAGCCGCTTCTCGCCAGTTGGATGGGGGCCACCAGCGTCGCAGAAGGTCGCAGCATCCTCAATGCAGCCCGCATCCCCACCTACGATTACCCAGATGGTGCTGCGCAGGCCTTTGTCCGCATGCACGAGCATCACACCCGGCTCCATTGGCTGCATGACACCCAGACCGCTCTTGCTGATTTTGATGCGCACTCGCATCAGGTCGCCCTACCTGCTCGCACCGGCCTCCTTTCTGAATCTGAGGCCAAATCCATCCTCTCCGCCGCTGGTATCCCCGTCGTCGAAACACACGCGGCGCAGGAGGAAGATGCCGCTGTCGCCGCAGCAGTGGAGATCGGCTTTCCCGTCGTCCTGAAGCTTCTCTCAGCCACCATCACGCACAAAACGGAAGTCGGTGGTGTGCAGCTCGATCTCTGCGACGAAGCCGCCGTCCGTGCGGCCTGGTGCAGCATCCGCAGCCGCGTCAGCCCAGCAGACTTCGCGGGAGTCACCGTGCAGCGCATGATCCAGGACAAAGGCACCGAGCTCATCCTCGGTGTCTCGCAGGATGCGCAATTCGGCCCTGTGCTGCTTTTTGGAGCTGGAGGCACCCTGGTCGAAGTCCTCCAAGACCGCACCCTCGCCCTCCCGCCGCTCAATCACGCCCTCGCTCGCCGCTGGATGGCACAAACCAAGGTCCACCGCATTCTGCGCGGCATCCGTGGCCATCCTGGGGTCGATTTTGCGGCCTTAGAAGAGGTGATCGTGCGTTTCAGCGATCTGGTCCTTGCCCATCCACGCATCGTCGAAGCCGACATCAATCCACTCCTGGCCACTCCCACCAGCATCATCGCACTGGACGCCCGGATCGTTTTAAGATAG
- a CDS encoding DUF1080 domain-containing protein — protein MRRLLASLALVSIAHAADPVPLTLADFTDVKGAAPSGGWQSESDGSIHLAGKGGGNLISKNEYQNFVLEWEWKLNPKGNNGIKYWVTKIADKEWLGIEYQMIDDSGHPDGLRGGSHTTASIYDIKEPVAGKAVKPAGEWNSSKIVVQDGKVQHWLNGALASEADTTTPEWQERIAKSKFKSKVGFAPGKGKIMLTEHGDETWFKNLRITAN, from the coding sequence ATGCGCCGACTCCTTGCCTCTCTCGCTCTCGTCTCCATCGCTCACGCGGCTGATCCAGTGCCACTGACGCTCGCAGACTTCACCGATGTCAAAGGAGCAGCTCCATCCGGTGGCTGGCAGTCGGAGTCCGACGGCAGCATCCACCTCGCAGGCAAGGGCGGTGGCAATTTGATCTCCAAAAACGAGTATCAAAACTTCGTCCTCGAATGGGAGTGGAAACTCAATCCCAAGGGCAACAACGGCATCAAATATTGGGTCACCAAGATCGCTGACAAAGAGTGGCTCGGCATCGAATACCAAATGATCGACGACAGCGGCCACCCCGATGGCCTCCGTGGCGGCTCCCACACCACCGCATCCATCTATGACATCAAAGAGCCCGTCGCTGGCAAAGCCGTGAAGCCCGCTGGCGAATGGAATAGCAGCAAAATCGTCGTCCAGGACGGCAAAGTTCAGCATTGGCTCAATGGAGCACTCGCCTCCGAAGCAGACACCACCACCCCCGAGTGGCAGGAGCGTATCGCCAAGAGCAAATTCAAGAGCAAGGTCGGCTTCGCTCCTGGAAAAGGCAAAATCATGCTCACCGAGCACGGCGATGAGACTTGGTTCAAAAACCTCCGTATCACCGCGAATTAA
- a CDS encoding SGNH/GDSL hydrolase family protein has product MKTLTTLLLLSLTATFLHAQEPKTAKKRVRQPHPSLVRVEDVPGLPRVLLIGDSISMGYTVDVREMLKGTANVHRIPTNGGPTTNGLKSIAQWLGDAKWDVIHFNWGLHDLKYILNDPSKRADPKDPAAHPQVTVADYEKNLTALVKTMQATGAKLIWCNTTHVPAGSDGRIEGDEEKYNAAAARVMTAASVPTDDLRAHALAKPEAQLPANVHYTPEGSRYLAEKVSAEIRLALKK; this is encoded by the coding sequence ATGAAGACACTCACCACGCTGCTCCTCCTATCCCTCACCGCCACCTTCCTCCACGCCCAGGAGCCAAAGACCGCGAAAAAACGTGTGCGCCAGCCGCATCCGTCCCTCGTGCGTGTGGAGGATGTGCCAGGGCTGCCGCGTGTCCTACTCATCGGCGATAGCATCAGCATGGGCTACACCGTGGATGTGCGGGAGATGCTCAAAGGCACGGCCAATGTCCACCGCATCCCGACGAATGGCGGCCCCACCACCAATGGGCTCAAAAGCATCGCGCAATGGCTCGGGGACGCCAAATGGGACGTCATCCACTTCAACTGGGGCCTGCACGATCTCAAATACATCCTCAACGATCCCTCCAAGCGTGCCGATCCGAAAGACCCCGCTGCTCACCCGCAGGTCACGGTCGCGGATTATGAAAAGAATCTGACCGCGCTGGTCAAAACCATGCAGGCCACTGGTGCCAAGCTCATCTGGTGCAATACCACCCACGTCCCCGCTGGCAGTGATGGCCGCATCGAAGGCGATGAAGAAAAGTACAACGCCGCCGCTGCCCGCGTCATGACCGCCGCCAGCGTCCCCACCGATGATCTCCGCGCCCACGCACTGGCCAAGCCAGAGGCGCAGCTCCCCGCGAATGTCCATTACACCCCAGAGGGGAGTCGCTACCTGGCGGAAAAAGTGTCCGCTGAAATCCGACTGGCACTGAAAAAGTAA
- a CDS encoding DUF1553 domain-containing protein: protein MLFPYARNPPPCPFSFTDMRLLPALLLITPFAHAVDFSHQIVPILREHCAECHAGDKKKGGFSFNDRKSLLEGSENGDVIKNGRLIEVMLSSDPDEQMPPKGKRVPTDKIALLKQWIAEGTAWEEGFAFQKPAYEPPLLPRKVKLPDSKHAHPIDRILNKDLPQVSDAAFLRRAHLDLIGLLPTAEELAAFEKAPDRAKLVTALLARDMDYAEHWLTFWNDLLRNDYGGTGFITGGRKQISNWLYQALVNNMPFDRFVRELIAPPNDESRGFIDGIKWRGDVSAGQTVEIQFAQSVSQSFLGINMKCASCHDSFIDRWKLSEAYGLAAIYAQKPLEIHRCDKPIGQTATAAWLFPEIGQIDPKAPPAERLKQLAALMTHEKNGRVPRTIVNRLWQRLMGRGIVHPVDSMQTEPWNADLLDYLAVYLVESGWDLKKTIAHIATSRAYSSQAQIVTPGADDHGYSYAGPRAKRLTAEQFVDAVWQLTGAAPQKMDASLLRGKVDPQLAKSVSIRGQWIWSDNPHPAAGETITLRKTIKLEADPASASAVVTCDNGYTLYVNNRKVSEGDDWNKLAAVPLQTALRKGANSIVAIAKNAGNGPNAAGFFFDARIRDAKGTELTVASDESWEWSAKAPPGKEGRLGQFDPKDWKKASIVKTVPVWQKTIDTQAPMLLAQGSASKGKMIRASLMKSDFLMRTLGRPNRDQIVSTRPNELTTLEAIDLANGSVLAANITAGANGLLKAKKTDLITDLYRQALSRSPSDSEKSLAAELLGPTPTQQGLEDLIWSLCMLPEFQLVR from the coding sequence ATGCTTTTTCCATACGCGAGAAACCCTCCCCCGTGCCCGTTTTCATTCACAGATATGCGCCTACTGCCAGCTCTCCTCCTCATCACGCCATTCGCCCACGCCGTCGATTTTTCTCACCAGATCGTGCCGATCCTGCGGGAGCATTGCGCGGAGTGCCATGCGGGGGATAAGAAGAAGGGCGGCTTCAGCTTCAATGATCGCAAATCGCTCCTGGAAGGCAGCGAAAACGGCGATGTGATCAAAAATGGCCGCCTCATCGAGGTCATGCTCTCCTCCGACCCCGATGAGCAGATGCCGCCGAAGGGCAAACGCGTGCCCACCGACAAAATCGCTCTCCTGAAGCAATGGATCGCGGAAGGCACGGCCTGGGAGGAAGGTTTCGCCTTCCAAAAACCCGCCTATGAGCCACCGCTGCTGCCTAGGAAGGTGAAGCTGCCAGATTCCAAGCATGCGCACCCGATCGACCGCATCTTGAACAAAGATTTGCCCCAGGTCAGCGATGCCGCCTTTCTCCGCCGTGCCCATCTCGATCTCATCGGGCTCTTGCCCACGGCAGAAGAACTCGCGGCTTTTGAAAAGGCACCTGATCGCGCAAAACTCGTCACCGCACTGCTCGCTCGCGACATGGACTATGCCGAGCATTGGCTCACTTTTTGGAATGACCTGCTGCGCAATGACTACGGCGGCACCGGCTTCATCACCGGCGGGCGCAAGCAGATCAGCAACTGGCTCTACCAGGCACTCGTGAACAATATGCCCTTTGATCGCTTCGTGCGTGAGCTCATCGCTCCGCCGAATGACGAGAGCCGGGGCTTCATCGACGGCATCAAATGGCGCGGCGATGTGAGCGCGGGGCAGACGGTGGAGATCCAGTTCGCCCAGAGCGTCTCGCAGTCCTTCCTGGGCATCAATATGAAGTGCGCCTCCTGCCACGACAGCTTCATCGACCGCTGGAAGCTCTCCGAGGCCTATGGACTCGCCGCCATCTATGCGCAAAAACCGCTGGAGATTCACCGCTGTGACAAGCCCATCGGCCAGACTGCTACCGCCGCATGGCTTTTCCCAGAAATCGGCCAGATCGACCCCAAAGCACCACCTGCGGAGCGATTGAAGCAACTCGCCGCACTCATGACGCATGAAAAAAATGGCCGTGTGCCACGCACCATCGTCAACCGCCTTTGGCAGCGCCTCATGGGGCGCGGCATCGTCCATCCCGTGGATAGCATGCAGACGGAGCCGTGGAATGCGGACTTGCTCGACTACCTAGCCGTTTACCTGGTGGAGAGCGGCTGGGACTTGAAAAAAACCATCGCCCACATCGCCACCTCACGCGCTTACTCGTCCCAGGCGCAAATCGTCACCCCTGGAGCGGACGATCACGGCTACAGCTATGCGGGTCCCCGTGCGAAGCGCCTCACGGCGGAGCAATTTGTCGATGCCGTGTGGCAGCTCACTGGTGCCGCACCGCAGAAAATGGACGCCAGCCTCCTGCGTGGCAAAGTCGATCCCCAACTCGCCAAAAGCGTCTCCATCCGTGGTCAGTGGATCTGGAGTGACAATCCCCACCCCGCCGCAGGCGAGACCATCACGCTGCGCAAAACCATCAAGCTCGAAGCTGATCCCGCTAGCGCTAGCGCCGTCGTCACCTGCGACAACGGCTACACCCTCTACGTCAACAACCGCAAAGTCAGCGAAGGCGATGACTGGAACAAACTCGCCGCCGTGCCACTCCAGACGGCCTTGCGCAAAGGAGCCAACTCCATCGTCGCCATCGCCAAAAATGCCGGAAATGGCCCCAACGCTGCCGGTTTCTTCTTTGATGCCCGCATCCGTGATGCCAAAGGAACTGAACTCACCGTCGCTAGTGATGAAAGCTGGGAATGGAGCGCTAAAGCACCTCCCGGCAAAGAAGGCCGCCTCGGCCAATTTGACCCCAAAGACTGGAAAAAAGCGAGCATTGTCAAAACTGTGCCCGTTTGGCAAAAAACCATCGACACCCAGGCTCCCATGCTCCTGGCCCAAGGCTCGGCATCGAAGGGCAAAATGATCCGCGCATCGCTCATGAAGTCAGATTTCCTCATGCGCACGCTTGGCAGGCCCAATCGCGATCAAATCGTCTCCACCCGGCCCAATGAGCTCACCACGCTCGAAGCCATCGACCTCGCCAATGGCAGTGTCCTCGCCGCCAACATCACCGCAGGTGCCAATGGCCTCCTCAAAGCCAAAAAGACCGATCTCATCACCGATCTCTATCGTCAGGCCCTCTCGCGTTCACCTAGCGACTCGGAGAAAAGCCTCGCGGCCGAGCTTCTCGGCCCCACGCCTACTCAACAGGGGCTGGAAGACCTCATCTGGTCCCTGTGCATGCTGCCCGAGTTCCAACTGGTGCGATAA